The DNA segment aggagcattcttatgggggTTCAAAGAAAATATTGACTGATGTGACCAAAAGATTATATATTCTATTTGGTTGCAACTTCTCTCCTATTCCAGCTATTGTGGAAGCTCTAATGAGGCGGCATCATTATCATTCTACACCTTTTGACATCTTCCATGAGAACACACTGCTATAAAATGTAGATGACATTTTATATCAGACCTATATGCAGTCTATCCAAATTAATATTCACATTTTGAAGTATCCAATAGGAGATGATGCAGGAAGGGTTGTGGTGGGCTTGTTCACTGGCAATCACTTTCCTTCTAGTAATACTAATCTTTTTATGTTTGTTTAATCATCAGCCATCACATATATTTTGTGACTGGATGGCAATCGCTTTGAGATTAAGTTCTAGTATTTGAATAGGGATCTGATAATTGTCACAAGAAATCTTTATCCTGAGCCTTCTCCAATCATTGTTTCTACCTCCACTGTAATTAATTGATTTTTCTGGATACACTTTGTTAACTTACATTTCAATGTAGTGTTTGACTGCAAAGTTTGCTTAATTGCCACTGCAAGATGATACAAGATGTAATCAACATTAATCCCTTGAATGACTGTTCAATGTACAGGTATGTCTAGTTGATAAGATCACAGTGGTGGGGCTAGAAATCTATCCAACTAATTAACTAATAGATGACAGAAAAAATATGAGGGTAAATGACTCTACTATATGATGAACAGTGAAGGTCTCTACAACCTTCTGGCAGTCAAGGGCATATGAAGCCATGTTCCATACCTTGCAAGGTGCCTTTATTTTAATGGCAGGATGAAGGTTGGGAATCCTGAGTCCTGTTCATTTGAACAATGTGATTTGGTCTTACAGTATTaggacaaataaaaaaaaatgatgcaagCTTCCTGTTACagttttttcatttttattttccaCTGCAGATATCTCCAATATTTGAGTCTAGAATCCAAAGAAGGACCATGGCTGAACATAAACTCTTGACACTAAACTAAAGCACATTGTCTTTGACTTAGTTGAAGGATCTCACACTAGTACAATTCTCATGCACAAATAATAGGCAGTGGAAACTAAAATTTGGCATGCTTATTGCATGATCTAGCAAAAAGCATGATGGACCCATTTGCTTCAAGGAATGTTGCTTTCCCTATAAGGGGACATCAAGAGATGGCATTTAGAAGTCAAACAACAAAAAATTAGGTCTTTATATTTAAGTCTAATCAAATTCTGGAGGTGATAAAAAGTACCTGAGATGGTTGCGCACAGTCCGCTGGTCCAACACATGGGATTCCACAATGTCTTGAAGCAGCAACTGTGCTCaatcaaggatgagacatttCAGAACACAAGAAAACCATCCATTAGAGCTTGTCAAAACTAAACAGACACAAAATACAGAGACAAATATGTATTAGGACTACAGAGTTCATGTCTAAATTGAGATCAAGGAGATTTGGCGAGCATATCAATTTGCTGCTGCATCCAAAATGGTTCTCCTCTTCATATTGCtgaagcccccccccccccccgtctgaAACGACCACCACAAATTCTCAATTCCTTCATGCTCTGGCCCTTTTGGTACTGCAACCAGGGCATTTGTACTGCTTGATGTGCTCAGCCCTTGCAGGAGTAATCTTAACGCACTTCCCATGGTACCATTTTTCACACACATCACAACAAATCCAGAACTCATCATTAGCATAGTTGTCCCCGCATGCACCACATAGAGTGTTTCCATGTTCCTCCATGTCCTCATTGTCCTCTCCGTCACTCCCTGCCTCTTCCTTTGGTGGAGGCATCTTTGAGGCCTTTGTATAAGACTCAGACTGCCGTGAGTTCTGAAGTAACAGaccaataataagaaaaaataaaagaggtCACAAGTGTTATGCATGCAAATATCACCTTCAAACCAGACTTGTTGCTCTTGCTGCTGTTGTTAGTTCTTTCTTTTGATTGTTTTCTGGAGGTTCCTGTTACAACTTCATATATAGTTGGGAGACCATTAATCATGTGGAAAAGCCTCTTCCTGCAATTAAAATGCCATGGGAAAAAACATGTCAAAGCAGAACACTGGGATAAATCATCATCTGTACTTGGAGATGGCTGACAAATAACTAATAGAGACAATCAAAAGATGATATACTACATAAGTGCCTAACAGAGCAATTGAAGATATGATATCTTCCAGAATTGTTAGATGATTTCCTTTTCCTAGAGTGGCAACCTATCTTCTACATGTCAACCATGTAATTCTCATCCCTTTTGACTGTTAGCATCACAGTCAACAAATTGTAACAACATGCATGATGTTACAAGCCGGCATGATGAGAAAAACCTAATATCAATTGAAAGGCAATATACATTATGGACAATATCATTTCCAGTCACAAATACGATTTTCACCAAAACATCAGCTACCAAGTTTAGGTGACATGaactaaaaaggaaaaaaagtcaCCAGCCTAACTTCATGATGTTGGTACATAACAATAATTTCAGTAGCACTGGAACATagcaaaaaatcaagaaagaataGTTCGAGATATGAGAATAATTCATATAAAAGAAACGGTAAAGACAAGTCCAcaccaaaaatattattcattgCATGTAAGCTGAAGGAGCAATGCAAGAGGAAGTCGTAAAATACAGCTAAAAGAACTTGAAAGATACATTCACAATTTAGCTATATAGCTGTTATTTAAAATACAAGAGTCAGAAAAAACATACAAGTCTTGTGAAAACTTAAAAGGTTACAGAGGTAGCATCTTAAGTGCAAGGACACCTAATATTTTTATACTTCCCTTGCCAGATATAATTGTAAATCCACAATAGGTGAGACTCAGGGTGCATGGTTAATTTAAGATGTCCTCTGAATGGAggcacaaaagaaaaaagaactatcCACTAATGACAACTAAGAGGAAAAGAAAGGCATAAAAAGGGAATTCTCAGTTCCACTGGAACATCCCATTCTTCCAAGTTGGTTTCAAATCACAAATTGTATATCCAATTACAATTACACAAGCAAAAACAAGCAATTATTACATCAGCATATAAATGAACAGAGAGAAGCCACGCAGATCCATAGCATAGTCATCCCACAGACCGAGAATAGATCTAGCAAGTTCAATGTCCAGCATCTTCGGTGCTGGTGAAAAGAGAATAAGCAAAATACATTAAGCAGATAACTATGAGATCCCTAATCATCTTCTGTTTAACACAAGGTCACTTCTAATCTTTATGAGCTTTCGGCAGGTTGAAAAATAGGTTTTGTAAAGTGCATAAAGCAGGTTTGGGAAATCAAACTCCAATATTGTGTACACCTGTTGCAGCTCCCATACACGTTTTAGTAGCAAGCTCGCGATAGTTCAGAAGATCATAACTTTGCCACTGGACTACAAATAAAACACTGGTTGAAAATCACCGgaaaaaatgttgatttattcaaaaatTTAAGATGCCTATCATGATAAAGTTATGGCATTGTGTATAATTATAACAACATAGCATTCTACAATGTTAACATATAAGGCATAACATTAGCAAATCATGTAATGCAAAATTTCAGAAGCATAA comes from the Musa acuminata AAA Group cultivar baxijiao chromosome BXJ1-10, Cavendish_Baxijiao_AAA, whole genome shotgun sequence genome and includes:
- the LOC135595775 gene encoding PHD finger protein ALFIN-LIKE 8-like encodes the protein MEGGAADYNPRTPEDVFRDFRSRRAGMIKALTTDVEKFYQQCDPEKENLCLYGLPNETWEVNLPAEEVPAELPEPALGINFARDGMAEKDWLSLVAVHSDAWLLSVAFYFGARFGFDKEARKRLFHMINGLPTIYEVVTGTSRKQSKERTNNSSKSNKSGLKNSRQSESYTKASKMPPPKEEAGSDGEDNEDMEEHGNTLCGACGDNYANDEFWICCDVCEKWYHGKCVKITPARAEHIKQYKCPGCSTKRARA